The Lewinella sp. 4G2 nucleotide sequence TTCTTGGCTACGGTGTAGACTTTAGAACGTGCACCAAAGTATCCTTTGGCGGCTTTGAGGTAGCGCTTGCGGCGCGCGCGGCTGGCAACCGCATTTACTGAACGTGGCATAAAGCTCTGTTTTTGTGCAGTACGGAGACCGAGTGGTTCTTTTTGGCCCGTACTCTCGTGGAAAATAGAACCCCTCCCTAAGACGCTGGGAAGGATGGAGAAGAGAAACCTCTTCTTACTTACAAAGAAGACGCTTGATTCGCTTCTCGTCCGCCGTAGAAACCATCGCCGCGTCACGCAGACGAAGCTTAGCTTTGTTGGACTTGTTGCGCATCATGTGCGACGTGTAAGCCTGGAAACGCTTCACTTTACCAGATCCGGTAATCTTGAAACGCTTTTTTGCACTACTGTGCGTTTTCATCTTAGGCATAGCACCAAGTTTTAAAATGGAGCGCAAAGGTAATTAATCTCCCGCTGACAAACAAATACAACCCGAGCACTAATCTTTCGATCTCGAAGACTACAGACTAAAAATCCCCGGCCGCTCCAGGAACCTCCCATTGTCGCTGCGCTCGGATGCGAGGCCACCTGGAGAACCTAAGTCGCGTGACTACAGACTAAAGACTAAAGACTATAGACTACAGACTGAAGACTACAGACTGAAGACTGAAGACTACAGACTACAGACTATAGACTCTAAACTCCAGACTACAGACTAAAAATTTACCTTGCACCATGCGCAACCTCCTCCTTACCCTCTTACTCCTTCCAATCGGATGCCTCCAAGCCCAGTGGCAACCCGGGATGCTGGACCGTGGCCTGGACACCATGCACTACCTCGTCCACTTCCCCGAAGGTTACGATCGGGATACCGCCGACTGGCCCGTGATCCTTTTCCTTCACGGAGGTGGCAACAGTGGCTCAGATCTCCAACGGGTACGCGAGTCCGGTTTGCCAAAGGAGATTGATAATGGCCGGAAGGTGCCCGCCATCATCATCGCCCCCCAGAACCGATTCGTGGCTGGTTTTTGGGACCACGTCACCCTAACCCATTTGCTCGACGATTTTATCGCCCACCACCGCGTGGATGAGCACCGCCAGTACATTACCGGGTTCAGCCGCGGCGGATTCGGTGCCTGGATGACGGCCATGCACAACAATGGCAGGTTCGCCGCGCTCGCTCCCGTCTGCGGAGCCGTTCCCCACAGCTATAATGTCTGGATCGATCCTGAACTCCCCATCTGGGTTTTCCACGGTGCGCAGGACCAGTCCATCTACCTCTCCGAATCCGTAGATATGCTGGAGATCCTACAGCGCAAGATGACCGTCAAACCCAAATTCACCGTCTTCGAAAATACCGCCCATAATGCCTGGGATCCAGCGTATGCTACCGACGAGCTTTATGAGTGGATGCTGGCGCAAAAGAAAAGTCTATAGTCTACAGTCTTTAGTCTATAGTAGCACCACTACAGACTGTAGACCAACGAGGCCCGGCCGCTCCTGGAACCCTTCACTGCGCTACGCTTGGGTGAAGGGCCACCTGAAGAATCTAAAGTCCGATGACTGCAAACTACAGACTATAGACTACAGACTGTAGACTAAACAAGACTCTCCACAAAAGCCCGAACCACCCGCAGCCCCATCCCAAAGTCCGTATTATTATTCACGATGATGTCCGCCTTCTCCTTGTAAGGGGATAGGTACTTTTCGTAAGCGGGCAGCACGTGGAATTCGTAGCGGTACAGGACGTCATCCAGTGGGTAATTCCGCTCTACCCGGTCGCGCTTGATGCGGCGGACGACTTTAAGGTTATCCTTGGCGTGGAGGAAGATCCGTAGGTCAATCATCTTCCGTAGTTTCTTGTAGTGGAAGACGAAGAGGCCTTCCACGATGATGACCGGGGCCGGCTTGAAGACCAGCGTTTTCGGCTCAGCTACCTCATTATTAAAGACGTACTCCTGGCGGTGGACGGTCTTTCCTTCCATGAGCAGGGACAAATCCCGCACGAATTCCCGTTTGTAGATGGACCAGGGAATGTCGAAATTTTCGATCCCATTATCGTCCTTGCGCTGCAGGTGGATGGGCTTATAGTAGTCATCCATACTAAGGTAGCAGACCTGATCCTCGTCCAGCCCTTCACGCAGTTGTTTGATGAAGGTGGTCTTGCCCGATCCGGACCCGCCGGTGATGCCAATGATGAAGGGTTTCTGCATGGGCCGTAAGGTAGGAACTAGGTCCGGAAAATGAAGCTATTCACCTTAGCTGCTCGGTAGTCCTATTTACCACCCTTTACTCCGCACCCGCGGCAGCGCCCTAAATATTTAGTGCGTGCACACTTAACCCGAAATTCAGCGCGGATTTCCGGACCGCTAATTACCTTCGCCGTCATGCGCCTACGCCAGCTCGAAATCAAGGGGTTCAAGTCCTTCGCCAACCAGACGATCATCAACTTTGATAAGGACGTGATCGGGGTCGTGGGGCCGAATGGCTCGGGTAAATCGAATATCGTCGACGCAATCCGCTGGGTGCTCGGCGAGCAGAAGGGTAAGGAACTGCGCCTCGATAAGATGAGTTCCGTGATCTTCAACGGCACCAAAAAGAAGAAGGCCGGTAACCTCGCCAGCGTAAGCCTGACCTTCGATAACGACAAAGGGCTGCTGCCCACGGAGTACGGCACGGTACAGATCACCCGGATGCTCTACCGCAATGGCGACAGTGAGTACCGCCTCAACGGCGTGCAGTGCCGGCTGAAGGATATCAGGTCCTTATTACTGGATACCGGGATCGGGTCCAACTCCTACGCGATCATTGCCCTGGGGATGGTGGACGATATCCTGGCCGACAAGGACAACTCCCGCCGCCGCATGTTCGAGCAGGCCGCCGGGGTGAGTAAGTACAAGCAGCGCAAGAAGGAGACACTCAACAAACTCAAGAATACGGAGGGCGACCTGGATCGGGTAGAGGACTTGCTGCACGAGATCAACAATAACCTCGTCAGCCTCGAAAAGCAGGCCAAGCGGGCACGTCGCTACCTGGAGATCAAAGCCCAGTACAAATCCATTAGCCTGCAACTTACTCAGGCCCGGGTGGGTGCCCTGCGCAAACGCTTCGGAGAGCTGAAGGGGCAGATCACCACCGCCGAGGACGACTACCGCAACGTGGACGTAAAGATCCGCCAACTCGAAGCCACCCTTGAATCCGAGAAGGCCAAGCACATCGATAAGGAGAAGGCACTCGGTGAGCGCCAGAAGATGCTCAATGCCCTGGTCAATGAACTCCGCGGCCTGGAGAACGAGAAGAGATTGCTCGCCCAGCGCAAGACCTTCGTGAAGCAACAGAGCGAACAGTTGTACCGGGACATCAGCACGGCCGGTAATCAGTTGACGGATCTTTCGGAGCAGATCACCCGCATGCAAACCCAAATTGGGGAAGAGCGCGTCACGGAAGCCGAACGCAAGCAAGCACTTGATGCCGCCGAGGCCGCCCTAACGGAAATCCGTGAGGGCCACCAGTCCATTAAGGGCCGCCTGGAAGAAGGGCTCAAAGAACAGCAGACCGAGGAACGCAAGATCTTCGAGTTCGAAAAGCAACGGGCCATCAAGGCCAACCAGATCGCCAACTACCGCAGCCAGATCGAACGCAACGAAGGAGAGATGGAAGGCCGCCGGGGCGAAAAGGAAAGCCTCGAAGCCGCCCTCGCCGAACTGGAGGCCGAAGAGAAAACCGCCCTCCAGGAATTGGAGCAACTCGAGCGCGCCGAAACCGAACGCCGGGAACAACTCGACCAGGCCCAGGAGGCCACCGACCGCCTGCAGCGCGAACAACAAAAGATCAACCGTAAGCTGGATCGCTTCCGCAACGAGTTTAAGCTCACTAAGAGCATGATCGATAGCCTGGAGGGCTTCCCCGAATCCATCCGCTTCCTCAGCCAGAGCAAGAAGTGGAACTCGGAAGCGCAACTCCTCAGCGATCTGCTGCTGGTGGAAGAAGACTACCGCGTTGCGATCGAGAATTTCCTCGGGCCACTCCTGAACTACTACGTCGTAAACGATGCCGCCGAAGCGAAGGAAGCCATTGAATTGCTGACCAAGAGCCAGAAGGGAAAGGCCAACTTCTTCCTCCTCGACCAAATTCCCGCACGCAACGGCATCGACCCACCCGCGCCCGCCGGCACTCGCCTGGCCAGTGGGGTAGTAAGCGTGGACGCGAAGTACCGTATACTCATGGACATGCTCCTCGGCTACACGGTGATCTCCGAAAAAGACGAGTTCCCGGAAATGCCACCGGCCAGCGAGGCCCACTACGGCGTCATCACCAAGAGCGGCCGCTTCCAGCACACGGGCATGTCCGTCAAGGGTGGTTCCGTAGGCCTGTTCGAAGGCAAAAAAATTGGCCGCAAGAAAAACCTGGAAGTACTCGAAGGCCAGATCCAACAGGCTGAAACGGAACGCAAGGAGGTCGACAAGTCCTTATATAACGAACGCAACCGCCTCAACGAGCTGCGGCAACGCCGGGTGGATAAGGATATTCAGAACAAGCAGCGCGAACTCAGTCGCCTACAGCAAAAACGCGCCGGCCTCAAGGCACGGGTGGAAAGTTTCGCCAATTACTTCCTCGAAACCCAAACCAAGAACGAGCGGCTCGCCGAGCAAGTGAAGGCTACTACGGACGCCATCAAACTGCTGGAGGTAGACCTGACGGGGGCACAAACAGCCGTGGAAGCACTGCGCGAACAGCTGGCCGGGACGGATGGCAATTACCGCCAACTCAGTGAGCAGCTGACCGAAGCTTCGGGTGCCTACAACCAGCAGAACATCGAGTACATCCGCCAGCAGAATAAGGTCCAGACGCTGGAGCAAGAAGTCCAGTTCCGCCAGAACCGCCTGCAGGAGCTAGGCCGCCAGGAAACCTCCAACAAGGATCAACTGGAGAAACTCGCCAAAGAATCCCGACAATTCGAGGAGCAGGAGCAGACCATCGCCCGCAACCTCGAGCAGATGTACGCCAACCGAACGGACTACCAAACTACCCTGAATTCCGTCGAGCAGGAATACTTCGCTGCTCGCACCCACATCAATAACCTGGAAGACGAGCTTCGCCGGGAGAACCGCCGCCGGCAGGATGGACAGATTCTTGTCAACCAGCTAAAGGAAAAGTTCACGGACGTCAAGTTCAAGATCAACGGTATTGCCGAACGCCTCAAAATTGAATTCGACCTGCAGCTGGAAGCCCTGAATGAGATGGACATCCCCGAGTGGGTAGGTTCGGAAGGTGACCTGGAATTGAAGGTAGATCGCCTCCGCTCCCGCATCGCTAACTACGGCGAGATCAACCCAATGGCCGTCGAGGCCTACGACGAAATGAAGGAGCGCCACGAGACTATTTCGGGGCAGCGCGACGACATTCTCAGCGCCAAACAGACCCTGATCAAAACGATCAAGGAGATCGAGGAGACGGCTACCGTCCAGTTTTTAGAGTCCTTTGAAAAGGTCCGCAATCACTTCATCGAGGTCTTCCGCAGCCTCTTCACGGAGGACGATAATTGTGACCTCATCCTCGAAACGCCGGAGGACCCGCTGGAGTCCAAGATCGAGATCATCGCCAAGCCCAAGGGCAAGCGGCCCACGACCATCAGCCAACTTTCTGGCGGGGAAAAGACGCTTACGGCCACGGCGCTACTCTTTGCGCTCTACCTCCTCAAGCCGGCGCCCTTCTGTATTTTCGACGAGGTGGACGCGCCGCTCGATGATGCCAATATTTCCAAATTCAACCGCATTATCAAGAAATTCTCGAAGGAGAGCCAGTTCATCATCGTCACTCACAACAAGCTCACGATGGAAGCCGTGGACACCATTTATGGCGTTTACACCAACGAGCAGCAGGGTAGTGGGGTGTTGCCCGTCCAGTTTACTGAGCTAGAGGGTAGTTCGGTTTTCTCCGCCGTCTAGTGGTTCTGAGCTATTGGATTCTGGGCGCTGCCGCGGGTGCCAGGTAATGGGGAAGGAAAAATGGGAATCACCGAGTTAATACGATAACGGGAAGCAAATAATAATTCCGCGATTGATTACCGTGACGAATATTGTCCGCAAACGAACATTGAAAGGATGTTTAACCTACCT carries:
- a CDS encoding uridine kinase; the encoded protein is MQKPFIIGITGGSGSGKTTFIKQLREGLDEDQVCYLSMDDYYKPIHLQRKDDNGIENFDIPWSIYKREFVRDLSLLMEGKTVHRQEYVFNNEVAEPKTLVFKPAPVIIVEGLFVFHYKKLRKMIDLRIFLHAKDNLKVVRRIKRDRVERNYPLDDVLYRYEFHVLPAYEKYLSPYKEKADIIVNNNTDFGMGLRVVRAFVESLV
- the rpmI gene encoding 50S ribosomal protein L35; this translates as MPKMKTHSSAKKRFKITGSGKVKRFQAYTSHMMRNKSNKAKLRLRDAAMVSTADEKRIKRLLCK
- the smc gene encoding chromosome segregation protein SMC, whose amino-acid sequence is MRLRQLEIKGFKSFANQTIINFDKDVIGVVGPNGSGKSNIVDAIRWVLGEQKGKELRLDKMSSVIFNGTKKKKAGNLASVSLTFDNDKGLLPTEYGTVQITRMLYRNGDSEYRLNGVQCRLKDIRSLLLDTGIGSNSYAIIALGMVDDILADKDNSRRRMFEQAAGVSKYKQRKKETLNKLKNTEGDLDRVEDLLHEINNNLVSLEKQAKRARRYLEIKAQYKSISLQLTQARVGALRKRFGELKGQITTAEDDYRNVDVKIRQLEATLESEKAKHIDKEKALGERQKMLNALVNELRGLENEKRLLAQRKTFVKQQSEQLYRDISTAGNQLTDLSEQITRMQTQIGEERVTEAERKQALDAAEAALTEIREGHQSIKGRLEEGLKEQQTEERKIFEFEKQRAIKANQIANYRSQIERNEGEMEGRRGEKESLEAALAELEAEEKTALQELEQLERAETERREQLDQAQEATDRLQREQQKINRKLDRFRNEFKLTKSMIDSLEGFPESIRFLSQSKKWNSEAQLLSDLLLVEEDYRVAIENFLGPLLNYYVVNDAAEAKEAIELLTKSQKGKANFFLLDQIPARNGIDPPAPAGTRLASGVVSVDAKYRILMDMLLGYTVISEKDEFPEMPPASEAHYGVITKSGRFQHTGMSVKGGSVGLFEGKKIGRKKNLEVLEGQIQQAETERKEVDKSLYNERNRLNELRQRRVDKDIQNKQRELSRLQQKRAGLKARVESFANYFLETQTKNERLAEQVKATTDAIKLLEVDLTGAQTAVEALREQLAGTDGNYRQLSEQLTEASGAYNQQNIEYIRQQNKVQTLEQEVQFRQNRLQELGRQETSNKDQLEKLAKESRQFEEQEQTIARNLEQMYANRTDYQTTLNSVEQEYFAARTHINNLEDELRRENRRRQDGQILVNQLKEKFTDVKFKINGIAERLKIEFDLQLEALNEMDIPEWVGSEGDLELKVDRLRSRIANYGEINPMAVEAYDEMKERHETISGQRDDILSAKQTLIKTIKEIEETATVQFLESFEKVRNHFIEVFRSLFTEDDNCDLILETPEDPLESKIEIIAKPKGKRPTTISQLSGGEKTLTATALLFALYLLKPAPFCIFDEVDAPLDDANISKFNRIIKKFSKESQFIIVTHNKLTMEAVDTIYGVYTNEQQGSGVLPVQFTELEGSSVFSAV
- a CDS encoding alpha/beta hydrolase-fold protein, whose amino-acid sequence is MRNLLLTLLLLPIGCLQAQWQPGMLDRGLDTMHYLVHFPEGYDRDTADWPVILFLHGGGNSGSDLQRVRESGLPKEIDNGRKVPAIIIAPQNRFVAGFWDHVTLTHLLDDFIAHHRVDEHRQYITGFSRGGFGAWMTAMHNNGRFAALAPVCGAVPHSYNVWIDPELPIWVFHGAQDQSIYLSESVDMLEILQRKMTVKPKFTVFENTAHNAWDPAYATDELYEWMLAQKKSL